One region of Populus trichocarpa isolate Nisqually-1 chromosome 4, P.trichocarpa_v4.1, whole genome shotgun sequence genomic DNA includes:
- the LOC112327209 gene encoding germin-like protein subfamily 1 member 16: MLCMQVLTPQPKDNPRKRENDMKVANLLGALALLALTSSFATAYDPSPLQDICVAINDTDSAVLVNGKFCKNPSLYTPDDFSFSGFDVPGNTSNQLGVHVNIVTADLMPGLNTLGVSMARIDFAPNGGLNPPHYHPRASELLLVVKGTLYAGFVTSNPDHRLFAKILKPGDLIVFPFGLVHFQLNIGKTPAVAIAALTSQNPGVNTVANAIFGASPSINPAVITTAFHLDRKLVEDLQSQEWVNPT, encoded by the exons ATGCTCTGCATGCAAGTTCTCACTCCACAACCAAAAGACAATCCTAGAAAAAGAGAGAACGATATGAAAGTTGCTAATTTGCTAGGAGCTCTTGCTCTCTTGGCCCTGACTTCCTCATTTGCCACTGCCTATGACCCCAGCCCCCTTCAAGACATATGTGTAGCCATAAATGATACTGATTCTGCTG TGCTTGTCAATGGGAAATTTTGCAAGAATCCAAGCCTTTACACTCCAGATGATTTCTCGTTTTCTGGGTTTGATGTTCCTGGAAACACGTCAAATCAACTTGGAGTGCATGTTAATATAGTGACGGCCGATCTAATGCCAGGACTTAACACTCTTGGTGTATCTATGGCACGTATAGATTTTGCTCCAAATGGTGGCCTGAACCCTCCACACTATCACCCTAGAGCGTCAGAGCTTCTATTGGTTGTGAAGGGCACTCTTTATGCTGGTTTTGTCACGTCAAACCCTGATCATCGTCTCTTTGCAAAGATTCTAAAACCAGGAGATCTCATTGTGTTTCCATTTGGCCTCGTTCACTTTCAGTTGAATATTGGAAAAACTCCAGCAGTTGCTATCGCTGCATTAACAAGTCAAAATCCAGGAGTAAATACAGTAGCAAATGCAATCTTTGGAGCCAGTCCCTCTATCAATCCTGCTGTCATCACCACAGCATTCCATTTGGATAGAAAACTTGTGGAGGATCTCCAGAGTCAAGAATGGGTGAACCCTACATAA
- the LOC7453671 gene encoding germin-like protein subfamily 1 member 16, which produces MMKVANLIAVFILLALASSFVTAYDPSPLQDFCVAIDDANSAVLVNGKLCKNPSLATPDDFSYSGLDVPGNTSNQLGARVNIITADLMPGLNTLGVSLARIDLAPNGGLNPPHYHPRGSEVLLVLEGTLYAGFVTSNPDHRLFTKILKPGDLFVFPFGLIHFQLNIGKTPAVAIAALTSQNPGVNTVANAIFGASWPLYPEVLTTAFHLDEKLVEDLQSQEWVNPT; this is translated from the exons ATGATGAAAGTTGCTAATTTGATAGCAGTTTTTATTCTCTTGGCTCTGGCTTCCTCATTTGTCACTGCCTATGACCCCAGCCCCCTCCAAGACTTCTGCGTAGCTATAGATGATGCTAATTCTGCTG TTCTTGTTAATGGAAAATTGTGTAAGAATCCAAGCCTCGCCACTCCTGATGATTTCTCGTACTCGGGGCTTGATGTTCCTGGAAACACATCAAATCAACTTGGAGCACGTGTTAATATCATTACAGCCGATTTAATGCCTGGGCTTAACACTCTTGGCGTATCTTTAGCACGGATAGACTTGGCGCCAAACGGTGGCCTAAACCCTCCACATTATCACCCCAGAGGATCGGAGGTTCTGCTGGTTTTGGAAGGCACTCTTTATGCTGGCTTTGTAACCTCAAATCCTGATCATCGTCTCTTTACCAAAATCCTAAAACCAGGAGATCTCTTTGTCTTCCCATTCGGCCTCATTCACTTTCAATTGAATATTGGAAAGACTCCTGCGGTTGCTATTGCTGCATTAACAAGCCAAAATCCAGGAGTAAACACAGTAGCAAATGCAATCTTTGGAGCCAGTTGGCCTCTTTATCCTGAAGTTCTCACCACAGCATTCCATTTGGATGAAAAACTTGTGGAGGATCTCCAGAGTCAAGAATGGGTGAACCCTACATAA